The following proteins are co-located in the Helicobacter pylori genome:
- a CDS encoding LPP20 family lipoprotein, producing the protein MKNQVKKILGMSVIAAMVIVGCSHAPKSGISKSNKAYKEATKGAPDWVVGDLEKVAKYEKYSGVFLGRAEDLITNNDVDYSTNQATAKARANLAANLKSTLQKDLENEKTRTVDASGKRSISGTDTEKISQLVDKELIASKMLARYVGKDRVFVLVGLDKQIVDKVREELGMVKK; encoded by the coding sequence ATGAAAAATCAAGTTAAAAAAATTTTAGGAATGAGTGTGATAGCAGCGATGGTGATCGTAGGTTGTAGCCATGCCCCAAAATCAGGTATCAGTAAAAGCAATAAGGCATACAAAGAAGCGACTAAAGGTGCTCCTGATTGGGTTGTAGGGGATTTGGAAAAAGTGGCGAAGTATGAAAAATATTCAGGGGTCTTTTTAGGAAGGGCTGAGGATTTGATCACTAATAACGATGTGGATTATTCTACGAATCAGGCTACAGCGAAAGCTAGGGCTAATTTAGCGGCGAATCTAAAATCCACTTTACAAAAAGATTTGGAAAATGAAAAAACCAGAACGGTAGATGCTTCTGGTAAAAGGTCCATAAGCGGCACTGATACTGAAAAAATTTCTCAATTGGTGGATAAGGAATTGATCGCTTCTAAAATGCTTGCCCGCTATGTCGGTAAAGATAGGGTTTTTGTTTTAGTGGGCTTGGATAAGCAAATTGTGGATAAAGTGCGCGAAGAGTTAGGCATGGTTAAAAAGTAG
- a CDS encoding CAAX protease: MELENEVFDRILKHLALKNPLAFKNKGLDQLKKSISVLHYDYLIGASKELGIMLQKYPNKENEIDNLFDFLMHFYNKRAKTHHMLFLWTHFFETALRSKMAVILAQKHSSKDIDDWFLSKKLSHEIEHLKKIHHLESLKGYNGFQILNLFTLGALKTIIKMYWSDFKPLFADYKTYNEHVLPAYGTWEHFLKAFSLIRKARNDLFHNNPSKIKTSSLVKNIEILLLRLDFNPKNAFDNTLKLERAIFFKTIQKNAWTH, translated from the coding sequence ATGGAACTTGAAAATGAAGTTTTTGATCGTATTTTAAAGCATCTAGCCCTAAAAAACCCCCTTGCTTTCAAAAATAAGGGTTTGGATCAATTAAAAAAATCTATTAGCGTGTTACACTATGACTATCTCATAGGTGCCAGTAAGGAGTTAGGTATTATGTTACAAAAATACCCTAATAAAGAAAATGAAATCGATAACCTTTTTGATTTTTTAATGCATTTTTACAACAAACGGGCTAAAACACACCACATGCTTTTTTTATGGACACATTTTTTTGAAACGGCTTTGCGTTCTAAAATGGCGGTTATTTTGGCTCAAAAACACAGCAGCAAGGATATTGACGATTGGTTTTTATCTAAAAAGCTTAGCCATGAGATTGAACACTTAAAAAAAATCCACCATTTAGAAAGCTTAAAAGGATACAATGGCTTTCAAATCTTAAATTTATTCACTCTTGGCGCTTTAAAAACCATTATCAAAATGTATTGGAGCGATTTTAAACCCTTATTTGCAGATTACAAAACATACAACGAGCATGTTTTACCAGCCTATGGCACTTGGGAGCATTTTTTAAAGGCTTTCAGCTTGATACGAAAAGCCAGGAATGACTTATTCCATAACAACCCTTCTAAAATCAAAACAAGCTCGCTAGTTAAAAACATTGAAATCCTGCTATTAAGGCTGGATTTTAACCCTAAAAACGCTTTTGATAACACCCTAAAATTAGAGCGCGCTATCTTTTTTAAGACCATTCAAAAGAACGCATGGACGCATTAA
- a CDS encoding restriction endonuclease subunit S — translation MDALMLPLNWQRVRLGDIGKPCMCKRVMKHQTTRYGEIPFYKIGTFGNTADAFISKKLFLEYRTKYSFPKKGDILISASGTIGRAVIYDGKPAYFQDSNIVWIDNDETLVKNDFLFYAYSNVKWNTEHTTILRLYNDNFRNTLIPLPPLNEQSAIANILSGLDRYLCALDALILKKESVKKALSFELLSQRKRLKGFNQAWQRVRLGDIANYLTSNLSVEQITQQGKIKVYDVNNFIGYTDTTFISDKPYISIVKDGSVGRVRILPPKTNVLSTMGALIANHKTTTEFLFYLLSNFDFKNFTSGSIIPHIYFKDYKEKTIFLPPLNEQSAIANILSALDNEIASLKNKKRQFENIKKALNHDLMSTKIRVLKE, via the coding sequence ATGGACGCATTAATGCTGCCCTTAAATTGGCAAAGAGTAAGGCTTGGGGATATAGGCAAACCATGCATGTGTAAAAGAGTGATGAAGCATCAAACAACACGATATGGTGAAATTCCATTCTACAAAATAGGCACATTTGGCAACACCGCTGATGCCTTTATTTCAAAAAAGCTATTTTTAGAATACAGAACAAAATATTCTTTTCCAAAAAAAGGCGATATTTTAATTTCTGCTTCCGGAACTATTGGGAGAGCAGTCATTTATGACGGAAAACCCGCTTATTTTCAAGACTCAAATATTGTTTGGATTGACAACGATGAAACATTAGTAAAAAATGATTTTTTATTTTATGCTTATTCTAATGTCAAATGGAATACAGAGCATACAACTATCTTAAGACTTTATAATGATAATTTTAGAAATACTTTAATCCCCCTACCCCCTCTAAACGAACAGAGCGCTATCGCTAACATTTTAAGCGGTTTGGATCGTTATCTTTGTGCATTAGACGCTCTCATTCTTAAAAAAGAGAGCGTTAAAAAAGCTTTAAGCTTTGAACTATTGAGCCAAAGAAAACGCTTGAAAGGTTTCAATCAAGCTTGGCAAAGAGTAAGGCTTGGGGATATTGCCAACTATTTAACATCAAATTTAAGTGTAGAACAAATCACGCAACAAGGAAAAATTAAAGTCTATGATGTGAATAATTTCATAGGTTATACAGATACAACTTTCATTAGTGATAAGCCTTATATTTCTATCGTTAAAGATGGAAGTGTAGGCAGAGTAAGGATTTTGCCACCTAAAACAAATGTTTTATCTACTATGGGAGCGTTAATTGCTAATCATAAGACAACAACAGAATTTTTATTTTATTTGTTATCTAATTTTGATTTTAAAAATTTCACAAGCGGTAGCATAATACCGCATATTTATTTCAAAGATTATAAAGAAAAGACTATTTTTTTACCCCCTCTAAACGAACAGAGCGCTATCGCTAACATTTTAAGCGCTTTGGATAATGAGATCGCAAGCCTTAAAAACAAAAAACGCCAATTTGAAAACATCAAAAAAGCTTTAAACCACGATTTAATGAGCACTAAAATTAGGGTTTTAAAAGAATAA
- a CDS encoding LPP20 family lipoprotein: protein MKKIILACLMAFVGANLSAEPKWYGKAYNKTNTQKGYLYGSGSATSKEASKQKALADLVASISVVVNSQIHIQKSRVDNKLKSSDSQTINLKTDDLELDNVEIVNQEAQKGIYYTRVRINQNLFLQGLRDKYNALYGQFSTLMPKVCKGVFLQQSKSMGDLLAKAMPIERILKAYSVPVSSLENYEKIYYQNAFKPKVQITFDNNSDTEIKNALISAYARVLTPSDEEKLYQIKNEVFTDSANGTTRIRVVVSASDCQGTPVLNRSLEVDEKNKNFAITRLQSLLYKELKDYANKEGQGNTGL from the coding sequence ATGAAAAAGATTATTCTTGCATGCCTTATGGCTTTTGTGGGTGCCAATTTAAGCGCAGAACCTAAGTGGTATGGCAAGGCCTATAACAAAACAAACACCCAAAAAGGCTATCTTTATGGGAGTGGTTCAGCCACTTCTAAAGAGGCTTCTAAACAAAAAGCGTTAGCGGATTTAGTGGCGTCTATTAGCGTGGTGGTTAATTCCCAAATCCATATTCAAAAAAGTCGTGTGGATAACAAGTTAAAATCCAGTGATTCGCAAACGATTAACTTAAAAACCGATGACTTGGAATTGGATAATGTAGAAATTGTCAATCAAGAAGCGCAAAAAGGGATCTACTACACCAGAGTAAGGATTAATCAAAACCTGTTTTTGCAGGGTTTAAGGGATAAGTATAACGCTCTTTATGGGCAGTTTTCCACCTTAATGCCTAAGGTTTGTAAAGGGGTTTTTTTACAGCAATCTAAGAGCATGGGGGATTTGTTGGCTAAAGCGATGCCTATAGAAAGGATTTTAAAAGCGTATTCTGTCCCGGTGAGTTCGTTAGAAAATTATGAAAAAATCTATTATCAAAACGCTTTCAAACCTAAAGTGCAAATCACTTTTGATAACAATAGCGATACAGAGATTAAAAACGCTCTCATAAGCGCTTATGCTAGAGTGCTAACCCCTAGCGATGAAGAAAAACTCTATCAAATCAAAAATGAAGTTTTCACAGACAGCGCTAATGGCACCACACGCATTAGAGTGGTTGTTAGCGCGAGCGATTGTCAAGGCACGCCCGTATTGAATAGAAGCCTTGAAGTGGATGAAAAGAATAAGAATTTTGCTATCACGCGCTTGCAATCTTTGCTTTATAAAGAATTGAAAGATTATGCCAATAAAGAAGGACAGGGCAATACGGGGCTATAA